From one Erinaceus europaeus chromosome 4, mEriEur2.1, whole genome shotgun sequence genomic stretch:
- the KCTD17 gene encoding BTB/POZ domain-containing protein KCTD17 isoform X8, protein MRMEAGEAAPPAGAGAGAGAGGRAVGGWGQWVRLNVGGTVFLTTRQTLCREQKSFLSRLCQGEELQSDRDETGAYLIDRDPTYFGPILNFLRHGKLVLDKDMAEEGVLEEAEFYNIGPLIRIIKDRMEEKDYTVTQVPPKHVYRVLQCQEEELTQMVSTMSDGWRFEQLVNIGSSYNYGSEDQAEFLCVVSKELYSAPHGLSSESSRKTQVPACTLADLQQRVH, encoded by the exons ATGAGGATGGAGGCCGGGGAGGCAGCGCcgccggcgggggcgggggcgggggcgggcgcGGGCGGACGCGCGGTGGGCGGCTGGGGCCAGTGGGTGCGGCTCAACGTGGGGGGCACGGTGTTCCTGACCACCCGGCAGACGCTGTGCCGCGAGCAGAAGTCCTTCCTGAGTCGCCTGTGCCAGGGCGAGGAGCTGCAGTCCGACCGG GATGAGACAGGGGCCTACCTCATCGACCGGGACCCTACCTACTTCGGGCCCATCCTGAACTTCCTGCGGCATGGCAAGCTGGTGCTGGACAAAGACATGGCTGAGGAGG GGGTCCTGGAGGAGGCAGAGTTCTACAACATAGGCCCGCTGATCCGAATCATTAAAGACCGGATGGAAGAGAAGGACTACACTGTCACCCAG GTGCCGCCCAAGCATGTATACCGTGTGCTGCAGTGCCAGGAGGAGGAGCTCACACAGATGGTATCCACCATGTCCGATGGCTGGCGCTTCGAGCAG ctGGTGAACATCGGTTCTTCCTACAACTACGGCAGCGAGGACCAGGCTGAGTTCCTGTGCGTGGTGTCCAAGGAGCTCTACAGCGCCCCCCATGGGCTGAGCTCTGAGTCCAGCCGCAAAACCCAG GTCCCCGCCTGCACCCTGGCAGACCTGCAGCAGCGCGTGCACTGA
- the KCTD17 gene encoding BTB/POZ domain-containing protein KCTD17 isoform X10, which yields MRMEAGEAAPPAGAGAGAGAGGRAVGGWGQWVRLNVGGTVFLTTRQTLCREQKSFLSRLCQGEELQSDRDETGAYLIDRDPTYFGPILNFLRHGKLVLDKDMAEEGVLEEAEFYNIGPLIRIIKDRMEEKDYTVTQVPPKHVYRVLQCQEEELTQMVSTMSDGWRFEQLVNIGSSYNYGSEDQAEFLCVVSKELYSAPHGLSSESSRKTQLLQARGTRM from the exons ATGAGGATGGAGGCCGGGGAGGCAGCGCcgccggcgggggcgggggcgggggcgggcgcGGGCGGACGCGCGGTGGGCGGCTGGGGCCAGTGGGTGCGGCTCAACGTGGGGGGCACGGTGTTCCTGACCACCCGGCAGACGCTGTGCCGCGAGCAGAAGTCCTTCCTGAGTCGCCTGTGCCAGGGCGAGGAGCTGCAGTCCGACCGG GATGAGACAGGGGCCTACCTCATCGACCGGGACCCTACCTACTTCGGGCCCATCCTGAACTTCCTGCGGCATGGCAAGCTGGTGCTGGACAAAGACATGGCTGAGGAGG GGGTCCTGGAGGAGGCAGAGTTCTACAACATAGGCCCGCTGATCCGAATCATTAAAGACCGGATGGAAGAGAAGGACTACACTGTCACCCAG GTGCCGCCCAAGCATGTATACCGTGTGCTGCAGTGCCAGGAGGAGGAGCTCACACAGATGGTATCCACCATGTCCGATGGCTGGCGCTTCGAGCAG ctGGTGAACATCGGTTCTTCCTACAACTACGGCAGCGAGGACCAGGCTGAGTTCCTGTGCGTGGTGTCCAAGGAGCTCTACAGCGCCCCCCATGGGCTGAGCTCTGAGTCCAGCCGCAAAACCCAG CTATTACAAGCCAGAGGTACCCGGATGTGA